The region CATAACGGGGGCCATACGGGTCCTGAGGGACGGCGGATTTGATATCGCTCCCCTCAGGGCTTTGATTGAGGATGTGGTGGACGAGGAGAAAATACGAAACTCGGACAGGGAGCTGTATGTGGTAACCTACTCCATTTCTGACCGGCAGCCCCTGATTGCCAATGTAAAGGAGGCTCCGGAAGGCACGGTGGCGGACCTGCTTATGGCCAGCGCCTATCTGCTGGGCTTCCGCCAGGAACGGCTGGGCGGCAAGTATTATATGGACGGCGGCGGAATCAATAATGTGCCGGTGGATGTGCTGCTGGACAGAGGATATAAGGACGTGATTGTCCTGCGGATATATGGTTATGGCGTGGATACGGAAAAGAAGCTGGAGGTACCGGGAGGGGTAAACCTGTACCATGTGGCGCCCCGGAGGGATTTGGGCGGCCTTCTGGAGTTTGACAGACGCCGGGCGAGAAGAAACATGCTGTTGGGATATTTTGACGGAAAACGTATGCTTTATGGTCTGGCGGGACGTGTCTATTATATTGACGCGCCGGAAGGTGAACCATATTACCTTGACAAGATGATGTCAGAGATACAAAGCCTCCTCTCTTACATGAAGCCGGAGCTGGAAGCGGCAGGGGAGGTAAAAACCGGACGGGAGGTGCAGAAGGAAACCATCGCGGGATACCGCGTATACACAGAGCAGATATTTCCGCGGCTGGCAAAGGAACTGAAACTGAAGGAGGGGTGGGACTATAAGGAGCTTTACCTGTCCATACTGGAGGATTTGGCAAAACAGTACCGCATAAGCCGTTTTAAAATTTATACAGTGGAGGAACTTCTGCGCCTGATTCACAAAAAAGCCGGTACCGCGGCATTAAAAGCCATGATTCCGGTACTTGACAGCGGCACTCAGGTGTAGTATATTATGCATAAAGATGCATAAATATAAATAACTATGCGTTTTTAAACAGGAATGCACGTTTATTTATTGCAGAAAAACAAGCCGAATCCATGGCAGGACATGGGTGGCGGAATAGGGAGGACGCTATGAATTTAAAAGGAAGGCATTTTTTGACACTGAAGGATTATACACCGGAGGAGATTACATACCTGCTGGATTTGGCAGCGGACCTGAAGGATAAAAAGAAAAAGGGAGTGCTGGCAGATTCGCTGCGCGGAAAGAATGTGGCCCTTATCTTTGAGAAAACCAGTACCAGAACGCGGTGCGCCTTTGAGGTGGCGGCCCATGATCTGGGTATGGGTACCACCTATCTGGATCCGTCAGGGTCACAGATTGGAAAGAAAGAAAGCATTGCAGATACGGCGAGGGTTTTGGGAAGGATGTATGAGGGTATTGAATACCGTGGTTTCGGACAGGAAATCGTGGAAGAGCTGGCAAAGTACGCCGGTGTGCCTGTATGGAACGGCCTGACCAATGAGGACCATCCTACCCAGATGTTAGCGGATCTTCTGACCATCCGCGAGCATTTGGGATGTTTGAAAGGCTTAAAGCTTGTGTATATGGGAGATGCGCGCTATAATATGGGTAACTCCCTGATGATTGCCTGCACAAAGATGGGCATGCATTTCGTGGCCTGCGCTCCGGCTAAGTATTTCCCGGATCCATCCCTGGTCAAGGAATGCGAGGCCTATGCGGCGGCCAGCGGCGGTTCCGTTACCCTCACCGAGGATGTGGCGGAAGCTGTTAAGGGAGCGGATATCATTGATACGGATGTGTGGGTATCCATGGGCGAGCCTGACGAGGTATGGGAGGAGAGAATTAAGGACCTGACTCCATATAAGGTGACAAAGGCTGTCATGGACCTGGCTGGACCTAAGGCCATTTTCCTGCACTGCCTGCCCTCATTCCATGACCTTAAGACCAAGATTGGCAAGGAGATGGGAGAACGTTTCCATGTGTCCGAACTGGAGGTAACAGACGAAGTATTTGAGTCCGGCCAGTCTGTGGTGTTTGACGAGGCTGAGAACCGGATGCATACCATCAAAGCAGTTATGCTGGCAACGTTAGGAGAATCATAATATATGCAGGGACAGAGAGGACGGAGTGAACGCCATTCCGGGGTATTCCTGGACATGGTACACCTGATGCTTGGGATTGCCATTGTAATCCTGGCTGTGCTGTCATTCATTAACCCGGAGGGAAATCATATGCTTTTCCCTCTGGTGTTTTTACTGGCAGCCTTGTTAAACGCGGTAAACGGAATATTTGAGCTTAAGACCAGAGGAAGGGATAAGAAGAAGTTTGGCGCCAGCATCCTGCAGCTGGCTTTGGCGGCAGGACTTATGGTCCTTGGCATTTTAAGCGCCGTCAGTATCTGGGCATAGAGGAGCGGCATATGAAGACAGAAATTTTACGGATGCTTAAAAGCACCGGGGATTACCTGTCCGGACAGCGGCTGTGTGAGATGCTGGGAGTTTCCCGCACTGCTGTCTGGAAGGCAGTAGGTGAACTGAAGGAAGAAGGATATGTAATAGAGGCGGTCCGGAACAGGGGATACCGTCTTGTGGAAGGTGCTGATGTCATAACCCAGGCTGAGCTTGCATCCATGCTTCATACGCAGTGGATTGGGACCAGGCTGGTATATTTTGATGAGACGGATTCCACGAATACAAGGGCCAGAAAACTGGCGGAGGAGGGAGCCCCCCACGGAACACTGGTGGTGGCAGACCGCCAGACAGCGGGAAAGGGGCGGAGGGGAAAAAGCTGGGTCTCCCCGGCCGGCACAGGCATATGGATGAGCATGGTGCTCAGGCCGTCCATGTCTCCTATGAGCGCATCCATGCTGACTCTTATCGCAGGACTGGCAGTGGTCAGGGGTGTGAAGGAGAGTACGGGACTTGAGGCTATGATTAAATGGCCCAACGATGCGGTGCTGAATGGAAAAAAGATATGCGGAATCCTTACGGAGATGAGCACGGAGGTGGAATGCATCCGCTATGTGATTCCGGGAATCGGAATCAACGTGAATATGGATGGTTTTCCGGAGGAAATCAAGGCCACTGCCACCTCTCTTAAGCTGGAAGCGGGCAGGAGCATCAAGCGCAGCTTAGTCATTGCCGCGGTGGCGGATAATTTTGAATATTATTATGATATCTTCATGAAAACATGCGATATGTCAGGTCTTAGGGATGACTACAATAAGTCACTTGTCAATCTGGGCAGGGAGGTTCTGGTACTGGACCCCAGAGGCCAATATAAAGGAAAGGCCCTGGGCATTGACGGTGAAGGCAGCCTTTTGGTCAGACGGGAGGACGGAAATGTATCAGCCGTCATTTCAGGAGAGGTATCGGTAAGAGGTATATATGGATATGTATGATACAGGACATTTGTATGACCGCCTCCAGGTACTGGAGAGGGAGGAGATGCCCCTTGGACGCAGGGAACGGCTCAGCTTCATGGAACGCCCCCTGCTGGCCTGGTATTCATCCAGGGCCCGTTCCCTTCCCTGGAGGGATGACCCGGAGCCATACCGGGTATGGATATCGGAAATCATGCTCCAGCAGACCAGGGTAGAGGCGGTCAAGCCCTATTTTGAGCGCTTCATGGAAGCGTTTCCCACTGTGTCACATCTGGCACAGGCAGAAGATGATTATCTCATGAAGATGTGGGAAGGCCTGGGATATTATAACCGGGCCAGAAATTTAAAGGCAGCGGCCCGGATGATTATGTCAGAATACGGCGGCTGCCTTCCTGCATCCTTTGATGAACTGATCCGGCTGCCGGGAATCGGAAGCTATACAGCGGGGGCCATTGCCTCTATCGCCTACGGCATTCCGCTGCCGGCTGTGGACGGCAATGTGCTCCGCGTCATATCCAGGGTCCTGGGGGATAGGGAGGATATAAAAAAGGCCTCTGTGAAGGCTGGCATCGAGGCAGAGCTTAAGGACGTGATGCCGCGGGATGAGGCCAGCCATTACAACCAGGGACTCATAGAAATCGGAGCCCTGGTGTGCATACCGGGCGGCGAACCCAGATGCAGCCAGTGTCCCCTGGCATCCATCTGCCTTACCAGAAAAAACGGCTGGTGGAAGGAGATTCCGTACAAATCTCCGGATAAGGCGAGGAAGATTGAGGAACGGACCGTTTTTATCATAGAATACCAGGATAAGGTGGCCATACGCAAGCGCCCTCCCAAGGGGCTGCTGGCTTCCCTCTACGAGCTTCCCAACATTGAGGGAAAGGCTTCCGGGGAGGCAGTGCCGCAGGTGCTGGGACTTGACCGGGAGCAAGTGGAGTCGGTGGAGCAGCTGCCGGAGGCAAAGCATGTGTTTTCCCATGTGGAGTGGCACATGACCGGGTACAGGGTGGTTCTCTCAAAGGAGGAGAACCCTCTGTCCTGCTTCATGGTATCCAGGGAGGACCTGGAGCAAACCTACGCTTTGCCCAATGCATTTAATGCATATACAAAGCTGATTGGATAAGATTGACAAAAATGGTTACACTGAAAGGGAGGAATGCAGGATGAAAAAAATGTTGTTTGTATTCAATCCCCGTTCCGGTAAGGAACAGATTAAGGGACAGCTGATGGAAATACTGGACATCTTCACCAAGGCCGGGTACGAGCTTCGCGTCCATGTGACCCAAAAGCAGAAGGATGCCATGGACGTGGTGGCCAGGCTGGGCAAAAAGGTGGATGTGGTGGTGTGCAGCGGCGGAGACGGCACCCTCAATGAAACCATATCCGGGATGATGAAGCTTAAGAAAATGCCGCTTTTGGGCTATATTCCTGCCGGCTCCACCAATGACTTTGCCACCAGCCTGGGAATACCCAAGCGCATGCCTCTGGCTGCCTGGGATATCGTGGAGGGAACCCCCTTTGCCATTGACACCGGAACCTTTTGTGAAGACAGGAATTTTATGTATATAGCGGCCTTTGGGGCTTTTACGGAAGTGTCCTATCTGACATCCCAGGACAGGAAGAACCTCCTGGGACACCAGGCGTACATGCTGGAAGGTGTAAAGAGTCTGGCAGGACTGAAGCCCTATCATATGAAGGTGGAGTGGGACGGACAGGTGCTGGAGGAGGATTTTGCCTTTGGCATGGTGACCAATACCATCAGTGTGGGCGGGTTTAAGGGACTGGTGAATCAGTCTGTGGCTCTCAATGACGGTCTCTTTGAGGTGCTGCTCATACGGATGCCGAGGACACCGGTGGATTTGAGCAATATTATCTCCTATATGTTTCTCAGGGAAGAACCAAATGAGTATGTGCATAAGTTCAAGACATCATCCATACGCCTTACTTCGGAACAGGAGGTGGACTGGGTGCTGGACGGCGAATACGGCGGCTCCAGGACCGAGGTCACCATTGGAAATATCAGGGAGAACGTACAGATTCTGTTGAGGAATCATCCGGAAGAGGAATCAGGGCGGAAACAGATAGAATAAAAAATAATGTCGAAAATTGTTGAAATAAGGTTTTCGATAGTATATAATGATAAGTTGTGGGAGTTTCCACATTTACCTTTAAGCGAAAGGACGTTTATCAGTGGAAAAGGACGATTTTTTAAAGAAGCTGGAAAAGCTGGTCGAACATGCAAAAACCAAACACAACACATTGGATGCAGGGGAGATTAACGATTTTTTTACCGGGGATAATCTGTCACCGGAACAGATGGACCAAATTTACAGTTACCTGGAGGGCCGCAGCATTGATGTGGTTCCCGTACTGGACGAAGCGATGCTTACCGAGGACACTGTTCTGCTTGATGACATTGATTTGGACCTGGATTTAGACGACGACAGCTTCATTAAAGATGCAGAAGAGGAAGAAATCGACCTGGATGCAGTGGACCTGTTAGAGGGAATCGGAACAGAGGACCCGGTCCGCATGTATCTCAAAGAAATTGGCACCGTGCCCCTTCTTACGGCAGACGAAGAACTTGAATTGGCCCAGCGTAAGGCTGACGGCGATGAGTTTGCAAAAGAAAGGTTAATCGAGGCTAACCTGCGTCTTGTGGTCAGCATTGCAAAGCGCTATACAGGCAGGGGCATGAGCTTTCTGGACCTGGTACAGGAGGGCAATTTAGGACTGATCAAGGGCGTGGAAAAGTTTGACTATACAAAGGGTTACAAACTAAGTACATATGCTACATGGTGGATCCGCCAGTCCGTTACAAGGGCTTTGGCAGATCAGGCGAGGACAATCCGAGTACCGGTGCATATGGTAGAGACCATCAACAAGATGTCCAAGATGCAGAGAAAGCTGACGCTGGAGCTGGGCTATGAGCCTTCCGTTACAGAACTGGCAGAGGCTCTTGATATGACGGAAGATAAGGTTATGGAAATCATGCAGATTGCCAGGGAGCCGGCTTCCCTTGAAACGCCCATTGGTGAGGAGGACGACTCCAACCTGGGTGATTTCGTGGCGGACAACAACGTGGTGACGCCGGAGGGCAATGTGGAATCCGTTATGCTGCGGGAACACATCGACGCCCTTTTGGGAGATCTTAAGGAGAGGGAGCGCCAGGTGATTGTGCTGCGGTTCGGACTGGAGGACGGCCATCCACGTACATTGGAGGAGGTGGGCAAGGAATTCAATGTAACCAGGGAACGCATCCGCCAGATTGAGGCCAAGGCTCTCAGAAAGCTGCGCAATCCGGTGAGAAGCAAACGAATCAGGGATTTCCTGTAGGTCTTACCATACAGGTGCTTCTGACTCAAAAGGCTTCTGGTGTGTTTGTTATGGTCAGAAAATTCGGGAGCAATTCAAAAGAGAGGCCGTAAACGGGCGGCCTCTCTTTTTGGCAGGTAAAAATAACAGTGGATTCAGGAAAGGATGGCAAAGAAATGACACAGCCGGGACAAAAACGCAACTACCAGAAGGAATTGGACAGGCTCATAGAGGGACTGCAGAGAGAGGGCCGCATCCCTAAGCTGCTGCTGCACAGCTGCTGTGCTCCCTGCAGCAGCTATGTGCTGGAATATCTGAGCCAATACTTTGATGTGACCGTGTATTATTACAATCCCAATATTTTTCCTGAGGCGGAGTATGAGGCCAGGGTGAAGGAACAGGAGCGGCTGATACGGGAAATGGCTGCTGCAAGGCCGGTCCGGTTCCTGGCAGGCAGCTATGAACCGGAGGAATTTTTCTCTATTGCCAGGGGCCATGAGAAGGATCCGGAGGGAGGGGAGCGGTGTCACCGCTGCTATGAACTGCGTCTGGACCGCGCCGCCAGAGAGGCCGCGTCAGGGGACTTTGATTTTTTCACGACCACCCTATCCATCAGTCCCTTAAAGAATGCCCGGTGGCTCAATGACATCGGATGCAGACTGGCCGGCCAGTATGGAATCCCTTATCTGGTTTCGGATTTTAAGAAGAAAAACGGCTATAAGCGTTCTGTGGAATTATCCGCATTGTACGGACTTTACCGTCAGGATTACTGCGGCTGTGTCTATTCACGGGCTGAAGCGTAAAAATCGCGGCTGCGGGAATAATGCCGGCGCTTTTTTCTGACCCTGAGATTGTGAAAAAGTTGCTTAGGATTTTTCCGATTAACTTGACATAGGAAGTCAGATGTAATAGAATCTTTCATAAGGGACATGGGCAGTGTCCAAGAGTACAAAATAGTGAATAAGGAGAGTGTATTATGATCAGCAAAACATTAACGGTTGTAAATCCATCCGGATTGCACTTAAGACCAGCAGGAGTTCTTTCACAGACAGCTATGAAGTTCAAGAGCGACATCACAATTGAATGTGGGGAGAAGAAGATTGTTGCTAAGAGCGTTCTGAACGTTATGGCAGCCGGAATTAAGTGCGGCACTGAGATTAACCTGATTTGTGACGGCGAGGACGAGGAAGAGGCCATGAAGACCCTGACCGAGGCCATTGAGAGCGGATTGGGCGAGATGTAATCTGCTTTTGCAGCAACATAATTAAATGAAATTCACGAGAATGACCGCAGGCGGTACCTAGAGACAGGTGCCGTCTTTTTTTGAATTTAGTTTATAAAATCCCCCATTTATACAAAGAAAGGAAGAAATATTTATGGAATCCAAACAGAAACAGCCCGGACTGTATGAACCACGTTTTGAACACGACAACTGCGGCATCGGCGCCGTGGCCAATATTAAGGGTATCAGGAGCCACCACACAGTGGACCAGGCCCTTCATATTGTTGAAAATCTGGAACACAGGGCAGGAAAGGACGCCGAGGGCAAGACAGGGGACGGTGTGGGAATCATGCTCCAGATTTCCCACGGATTTTTTAAGAAGGTGACAGAACCTCTGGGCTTTCAGATAGGAGGCGAGAGGGAGTATGGCGTGGGCATGTTCTTCTTTCCCCAGGATGAACTGATTCGCAGCCAGGCCATGAAGATGTTTGAGATTATTGTGCGCAAGGAGGGTATGACATTCCTGGGATGGCGGGTGGTCCCCACCGCGCCTGAGATTCTCGGAAAGAAGGCCCTGGACGTGATGCCCTATATTGCCCAGGGCTTTGTGGGTAAGCCCGCCGGAATGGAGGCAGGACTGGATTTTGACAGAAAGCTTTACATAGCCCGCCGCGTATTTGAGCAGAGCAACGAGGACACCTATGTGGTATCCTTAAGCAGCAGGACTATTGTGTATAAAGGCATGTTTCTGGTGGGTGAGCTGAGGCTGTTTTTTTCAGATCTCCAGGATGAAGATTATAAGTCGGCCATTGCCATTGTACATTCCAGATTCAGCACCAACACCAATCCCAGCTGGATGCGGGCCCACCCCTACCGCTTCATTGTCCACAACGGCGAAATCAATACCATCCGCGGCAATGTGGATAAGATGGTGGCCAGGGAGGAGAACATGGAATCCGAGTATTTCAGGTACGACATGCACAAGGTGCTGCCCATCATAAACCAGGAAGGCTCTGATTCCGCCATGCTGGACAATGCCCTGGAATTTATGGTTATGAGCGGTATGGATCTGCCTCTGGCTGTCATGGTCACCATTCCCGCGCCCTGGGAAAATGACAAGTATATGGACAGCGAAATAAAGGATTTCTACCGATATTACGCCACCATGATGGAGCCGTGGGACGGTCCTGCTTCCATCCTTTTCACGGACGGCGACGTGGTGGGGGCTGTGCTGGACAGAAACGGGCTTCGTCCCTCCCGGTACTACATAACAGAGGACGGTTACATGATACTGGCCTCCGAGGTGGGCGCCATAGACATTGACCAGACAAAGGTGGTGAAAAAGGACCGCCTGCGCCCCGGCAAAATGCTGCTGGTGGACACAAGGCAGGGAAGGCTCATTGATGACGATGAGCTTAAGCACTACTACGCGTCCCGCAACCCATACGGGGAGTGGCTGGATTCCAACCTGTGCAGTATAAAGGACCTTCCGGTTCCCAACAAATGTATTCCCGCCATGAAGGACGAAGAACGTCTGAGACTCCAGAAAACATACGGTTACACCTATGAACAGTATAAGACCATGATTCTTCCCATGGCCCTTAACGGGGCGGAGGCAGTGTCCGCCATGGGTGTGGACACTCCCCTGGCCGTGCTTTCTAAGAAGCACCAGCCTCTGTTCAACTATTTTAAGCAGCTCTTTGCCCAGGTAACCAATCCGCCCATTGACGCCATACGTGAGGAAATCGTGACCTCCACCACAGTCTATGTGGGCGAGGAGGGCAACATACTGGAGGAGGCAGCGGAAAACTGCAAAATCCTAAAAGTGGAGAATCCCATCCTGACAGAGACGGATTTGCTTAAAATTAAGAACATGAAGAAGTCCGGTTTCAAGGTGGAGGTGATTCCCATTACCTACTACAAGAACACATCCCTGGAAAAGGCCATTGACCGCCTGTTCCTGGAGGTGGACCGGGCTCACAAGGACGGCGCCAACATCATCATACTCTCAGACCGGGATATAGATGAGAACCATGTGCCCGTTCCGTCCCTGCTGGCTGTGTCGGCCCTGCAGCAGTACCTGGTGAGGACCAAGAAACGCACCGGCGTGGCTCTGATACTGGAAAGCGGTGAGCCCAGGGAGGTCCACCATTTTGCCACCCTGCTGGGGTACGGGGCCTGTGCCGTCAACCCATATCTGGCCCACGAGTCCATTCGTTCCCTGATTGCCTCCGGCATGCTGGATAAGGACTATTACGCGGCTGTCTGCGACTATGATCTGGCTGTGCTCCACGGCATTGTGAAGATTGCCTCCAAGATGGGCATATCCACCATCCAATCCTACCAGGGCGCCCAGATATTTGAGGCCATCGGCATTTCAAAGGATGTGGTGGATAAATATTTTACGGATACGGTGAGCCGTGTGGGCGGTATTACATTGAAGGATATTGCAGGGGATGTGGATGCCCTTCACTCCGCTGCCTTTGATCCCCTGGGGCTGGATGTGGATTTGACCCTGGAAAGCGTGGGCAGTCACAAGTCCCGCTCCGGTGAGGAGGATCACCTTTATAATCCTCTGACCATCCACCTCCTTCAGGAGGCGGCCAGGACAGGTAATTATGATATTTTTAAACAATATACGGCCCAGGTGGACAGAGAAGATAAGATGTACCATCTGCGTTCCCTGATGGATTTTGACTTTCCAGAGGACGGAGGCATCTCCCTGGACCAGGTAGAGCCCGTGGAATCCATTGTCAGGCGGTTTAAGACAGGGGCTATGTCCTATGGATCCATCTCCCAGGAGGCTCATGAATGCCTGGCCATAGCGATGAACCGTATTCACGGCAAATCCAACACTGGGGAGGGCGGCGAGAGCCTGGACCGCCTGATTCCCGGACCGGCAGGGAACAACCGCTGTTCCGCCATCAAGCAGGTGGCATCCGGCCGTTTCGGGGTTACCAGCCGCTACCTGGTAAGCGCACAGGAGATACAGATAAAAATGGCACAGGGTGCAAAGCCGGGCGAGGGCGGCCAGCTACCCGGGGGAAAGGTCTATCCGTGGGTGGCAAAGACCAGACATTCCACTACGGGAGTAAGTCTTATCTCGCCCCCGCCCCATCATGACATCTATTCCATTGAGGACCTGGCCCAGCTCATATACGATTTAAAGAATTCCAACACCAGGGCCAGGATATCCGTCAAGCTGGTATCAGAGGCAGGAGTGGGCACTGTGGCCGCCGGCGTGGCCAAGGCAGGGGCTCAGGTAATCCTTATTTCCGCATACGACGGAGGAACCGGGGCAGCCCCAAGGAATTCCATTTACAATGCAGGGCTTCCATGGGAGCTGGGGGTGGCAGAGGCCCATCAGACCCTGATTATGAACGGGCTTCGCGACAAAGTGATTCTGGAGACAGACGGAAAGCTTATGACCGGAAGGGATGTGGCAATGGCCTGTATGCTGGGAGCGGAGGAATTCGGCTTTGCCACCGCACCGTTAGTAACCCTGGGCTGTGTGATGATGCGCGTCTGCAACCTGGACACATGTCCCATGGGCATCGCCACCCAGAACCCGGAGCTTAGAAAACGTTTCAGAGGCAAACCGGAGTATGTGGTGAACTTTATGCAGTTCATAGCCCAGGAGCTGCGCGAGTATATGGCAAGGCTGGGGGTGCGCACCGTGGATGAGCTGGTGGGCCGCACGGACCTTTTAAAGAGGCGTGAGAACCTTCCCCTTGGCCGGGCCTCTCAGGTGGATTTAAGCAGGATACTGGATAACCCCTATGAAGGCCGGGATGTGGCAGGTTACAGTGGAAAACAGGTCTTTGATTTCCACCTGGAGGACACCATGGATGAGCAGGTGCTTTTAAGAAAATTCAAAAGCGCCCTTGGAAGCGGCCAGAAAAAGAGTCTTCAGGTGGAAGTGTCCAATGTGAACCGCACCCTGGGAACCATATTCGGATCCGAGATAACCAGGAAATATCCGGAAGGGCTTTCTGATGATACGTTTACCGTCAGCTGCAATGGAAGCGGGGGACAGAGCTTTGGGGCATTTATCCCAAGGGGACTGACTCTGGAGCTGTCAGGGGATTCCAACGACTATTTCGGCAAGGGACTTTCCGGCGGCAAGCTGGTGGTGTATCCCCCGAAAGGCGTGCTTTTTAAGGCTGAGGAGAATATCATAATCGGCAATGTGGCCCTGTACGGAGCTACCAGCGGAAAGGCGTTCATAAACGGAATCGCGGGGGAGCGCTTCTGTGTCCGAAATTCAGGAGCAACCGCCGTGGTGGAGGGCGTGGGAGACCACGGCTGTGAATATATGACAGGCGGCTGCGTGGTTGTGCTGGGAACCACGGGCAAAAACTTCGGGGCCGGCATGAGCGGCGGCATTGCCTATGTGCTGGATGAGGACCGCAGCTTTTACAAGCGTCTCAATAAGGAGCTGGTATCCTTTGAGGAGGTGACCAACAAATACGATGTACTGGAACTGAAGGGCCTGATTGAAGAACATGTGGCCTGCACCAACTCTCTGAAAGGCAGGCGGATCCTGGAGCGTTTCAGCGAATATCTGCCCAGGTTCAAGAAGGTTGTTCCCCATGATTACCGGCGCATGATGAATGCCATTGTACAGATGGAGGAAAAGGGACTGAACAGCGAACAGGCGCAGATTGAGGCATTTTACGCCAATTTAAGAGGTTAAGGAGGCAGAACAATCATGGGAAAAGCAACAGGATTCTTAGAATATGAGAGAGAAGTGGGAAGGGGCGAAGCTCCTGAGGAACGGATTAAAAACTGGAATGAGTTTCACACAACCTTAAGTGAGGAGGAACAGAGACGCCAGGGGGCCAGATGCATGGACTGCGGTGTACCATTCTGCCAGTCAGGCATGACGATTGGCGGTATGGTCAGCGGATGCCCGCTGCACAATTTGGTGCCGGAAT is a window of Enterocloster clostridioformis DNA encoding:
- a CDS encoding patatin-like phospholipase family protein, which produces MDIIKLRLDLSKEYGIVLEGGGAKGAYQVGAWRALREAGIRIKGAAGTSVGALNGALICMDDFEKAERIWENISYSRVMDVDDELMERLRKFSLKDISSLASLNVGELITGAIRVLRDGGFDIAPLRALIEDVVDEEKIRNSDRELYVVTYSISDRQPLIANVKEAPEGTVADLLMASAYLLGFRQERLGGKYYMDGGGINNVPVDVLLDRGYKDVIVLRIYGYGVDTEKKLEVPGGVNLYHVAPRRDLGGLLEFDRRRARRNMLLGYFDGKRMLYGLAGRVYYIDAPEGEPYYLDKMMSEIQSLLSYMKPELEAAGEVKTGREVQKETIAGYRVYTEQIFPRLAKELKLKEGWDYKELYLSILEDLAKQYRISRFKIYTVEELLRLIHKKAGTAALKAMIPVLDSGTQV
- the argF gene encoding ornithine carbamoyltransferase; its protein translation is MNLKGRHFLTLKDYTPEEITYLLDLAADLKDKKKKGVLADSLRGKNVALIFEKTSTRTRCAFEVAAHDLGMGTTYLDPSGSQIGKKESIADTARVLGRMYEGIEYRGFGQEIVEELAKYAGVPVWNGLTNEDHPTQMLADLLTIREHLGCLKGLKLVYMGDARYNMGNSLMIACTKMGMHFVACAPAKYFPDPSLVKECEAYAAASGGSVTLTEDVAEAVKGADIIDTDVWVSMGEPDEVWEERIKDLTPYKVTKAVMDLAGPKAIFLHCLPSFHDLKTKIGKEMGERFHVSELEVTDEVFESGQSVVFDEAENRMHTIKAVMLATLGES
- a CDS encoding DUF6637 family protein is translated as MQGQRGRSERHSGVFLDMVHLMLGIAIVILAVLSFINPEGNHMLFPLVFLLAALLNAVNGIFELKTRGRDKKKFGASILQLALAAGLMVLGILSAVSIWA
- a CDS encoding biotin--[acetyl-CoA-carboxylase] ligase; the protein is MKTEILRMLKSTGDYLSGQRLCEMLGVSRTAVWKAVGELKEEGYVIEAVRNRGYRLVEGADVITQAELASMLHTQWIGTRLVYFDETDSTNTRARKLAEEGAPHGTLVVADRQTAGKGRRGKSWVSPAGTGIWMSMVLRPSMSPMSASMLTLIAGLAVVRGVKESTGLEAMIKWPNDAVLNGKKICGILTEMSTEVECIRYVIPGIGINVNMDGFPEEIKATATSLKLEAGRSIKRSLVIAAVADNFEYYYDIFMKTCDMSGLRDDYNKSLVNLGREVLVLDPRGQYKGKALGIDGEGSLLVRREDGNVSAVISGEVSVRGIYGYV
- the mutY gene encoding A/G-specific adenine glycosylase, which produces MDMYDTGHLYDRLQVLEREEMPLGRRERLSFMERPLLAWYSSRARSLPWRDDPEPYRVWISEIMLQQTRVEAVKPYFERFMEAFPTVSHLAQAEDDYLMKMWEGLGYYNRARNLKAAARMIMSEYGGCLPASFDELIRLPGIGSYTAGAIASIAYGIPLPAVDGNVLRVISRVLGDREDIKKASVKAGIEAELKDVMPRDEASHYNQGLIEIGALVCIPGGEPRCSQCPLASICLTRKNGWWKEIPYKSPDKARKIEERTVFIIEYQDKVAIRKRPPKGLLASLYELPNIEGKASGEAVPQVLGLDREQVESVEQLPEAKHVFSHVEWHMTGYRVVLSKEENPLSCFMVSREDLEQTYALPNAFNAYTKLIG
- a CDS encoding diacylglycerol/lipid kinase family protein — encoded protein: MKKMLFVFNPRSGKEQIKGQLMEILDIFTKAGYELRVHVTQKQKDAMDVVARLGKKVDVVVCSGGDGTLNETISGMMKLKKMPLLGYIPAGSTNDFATSLGIPKRMPLAAWDIVEGTPFAIDTGTFCEDRNFMYIAAFGAFTEVSYLTSQDRKNLLGHQAYMLEGVKSLAGLKPYHMKVEWDGQVLEEDFAFGMVTNTISVGGFKGLVNQSVALNDGLFEVLLIRMPRTPVDLSNIISYMFLREEPNEYVHKFKTSSIRLTSEQEVDWVLDGEYGGSRTEVTIGNIRENVQILLRNHPEEESGRKQIE
- the rpoD gene encoding RNA polymerase sigma factor RpoD yields the protein MEKDDFLKKLEKLVEHAKTKHNTLDAGEINDFFTGDNLSPEQMDQIYSYLEGRSIDVVPVLDEAMLTEDTVLLDDIDLDLDLDDDSFIKDAEEEEIDLDAVDLLEGIGTEDPVRMYLKEIGTVPLLTADEELELAQRKADGDEFAKERLIEANLRLVVSIAKRYTGRGMSFLDLVQEGNLGLIKGVEKFDYTKGYKLSTYATWWIRQSVTRALADQARTIRVPVHMVETINKMSKMQRKLTLELGYEPSVTELAEALDMTEDKVMEIMQIAREPASLETPIGEEDDSNLGDFVADNNVVTPEGNVESVMLREHIDALLGDLKERERQVIVLRFGLEDGHPRTLEEVGKEFNVTRERIRQIEAKALRKLRNPVRSKRIRDFL
- a CDS encoding epoxyqueuosine reductase QueH produces the protein MTQPGQKRNYQKELDRLIEGLQREGRIPKLLLHSCCAPCSSYVLEYLSQYFDVTVYYYNPNIFPEAEYEARVKEQERLIREMAAARPVRFLAGSYEPEEFFSIARGHEKDPEGGERCHRCYELRLDRAAREAASGDFDFFTTTLSISPLKNARWLNDIGCRLAGQYGIPYLVSDFKKKNGYKRSVELSALYGLYRQDYCGCVYSRAEA
- a CDS encoding HPr family phosphocarrier protein; the protein is MISKTLTVVNPSGLHLRPAGVLSQTAMKFKSDITIECGEKKIVAKSVLNVMAAGIKCGTEINLICDGEDEEEAMKTLTEAIESGLGEM